From Flavobacterium alkalisoli, the proteins below share one genomic window:
- the rfbD gene encoding dTDP-4-dehydrorhamnose reductase, with protein MVVLVTGASGQLGQCIKHIAHKYENLTFYYADSKEADVTDKVSLESVFAKIKPDCCINAAAYTAVDKAESDKENAFAINVAGAKNLAEVCVANKATLVHISTDFVFDGEKTTPYTEEDITNPQGVYGLTKRQGEEEIEKILPEHFIIRTSWLYSQFANNFMKTMLRLASERDSLGVIDDQKGTPTNAVDLADAVLKIIVSGKKAYGIYNYSNEGETSWYGFAKEIFKVNKVDIDLKPIPTTAYPTPAKRPKYSVLDKKKIKSTFDLQINNWQDSLQPYN; from the coding sequence ATGGTAGTATTAGTTACAGGAGCATCGGGACAGTTAGGACAGTGCATTAAACATATTGCACATAAGTATGAAAACCTTACGTTTTATTATGCCGACAGTAAAGAGGCAGATGTTACGGATAAGGTCTCACTGGAATCTGTTTTTGCTAAAATAAAACCTGATTGTTGTATAAATGCAGCAGCCTATACTGCGGTTGATAAAGCAGAAAGCGATAAGGAAAATGCTTTTGCCATTAATGTTGCCGGAGCCAAAAATCTTGCTGAAGTTTGTGTGGCAAATAAAGCTACGCTTGTACATATCTCTACCGATTTTGTATTTGACGGAGAAAAAACAACACCTTATACGGAGGAGGATATTACTAATCCGCAGGGAGTGTATGGCCTTACAAAAAGACAGGGAGAGGAAGAGATAGAAAAAATACTTCCGGAACATTTTATAATAAGAACTTCCTGGCTGTATTCTCAGTTTGCCAATAACTTTATGAAGACAATGCTCAGGCTGGCTTCAGAAAGGGATTCACTAGGAGTGATAGACGACCAAAAAGGCACACCAACCAATGCTGTTGATCTTGCAGATGCAGTTTTAAAGATTATTGTAAGCGGTAAAAAAGCTTATGGCATTTACAATTACAGTAATGAAGGAGAAACAAGCTGGTATGGTTTTGCAAAGGAAATTTTTAAAGTAAATAAAGTAGATATCGATTTAAAACCAATACCTACAACTGCATATCCAACTCCGGCTAAAAGGCCTAAATACAGCGTTTTGGATAAGAAAAAAATAAAATCTACATTTGATTTACAGATAAATAACTGGCAGGATTCCTTACAACCTTATAACTAA
- a CDS encoding DUF6909 family protein: protein MQGLKNTSRSKAQESSAAIERLYITMRHLLNRGFYKPMGVSGDTLREALLLLRPEIYGSIAEEKAELNGLLYVIERLPIGIEECRFINLTSDEGYSKSHFKAIVPPKRRRNCYRIDEEQMNVEITRGRSDIYDILTHLTFIFIESHKIKSRVLIDDNGEITHDWYKLEQVVLQKTKKLNPVEREKAISHVSGVLGRTFSEVLDIYDAFGSAEAPDRFLQIVYWLGKLAIDEAMGGAKRTITFSPILRERLGHHIHGEIWANNIKTILKQNGLLERPIHIISANMHSVKNSFFADYVLGKEYKGKSDFFIFEELSKAGNGELRARVEEEALKNGMIFIPDASGTNIDVQVFDTAGIDFSKTPFKLAEKNSERPVIIVMDYAFGEQAYETIDELLKPFKEHKVKTFLDVESVSIMGKAGILEGNKGDIMIPSAHINEGTGDNYPFENDLKPEMLEGQGIPVYSGPMVTVLGTSLQNRDLLKFFNESTWGVIGLEMEGAYYQKAIQSASKIRKSINPDVKVRYAYYASDNPLETGSTLASGGLGTSGVKPTYLITIKILEQIFNVT, encoded by the coding sequence ATGCAGGGACTTAAAAATACATCTCGATCTAAAGCACAGGAATCATCTGCTGCCATAGAGCGTTTGTATATAACCATGCGTCACCTTTTAAACAGGGGATTTTATAAGCCCATGGGGGTTTCGGGCGATACCCTTAGGGAAGCACTTTTGTTGTTAAGACCCGAAATATACGGCTCTATAGCCGAGGAAAAAGCAGAGCTTAATGGATTACTTTATGTAATAGAACGTTTACCCATAGGGATAGAGGAATGCCGTTTTATCAATTTAACGTCTGACGAAGGTTATTCCAAATCTCACTTTAAGGCTATCGTACCGCCTAAGCGAAGGAGAAACTGCTACCGTATAGATGAGGAGCAGATGAATGTGGAGATTACCCGCGGGCGTTCGGATATTTATGATATACTAACCCACCTCACCTTTATTTTTATAGAATCGCATAAAATAAAGAGCAGGGTACTTATAGATGATAACGGAGAAATTACTCACGACTGGTACAAACTGGAACAGGTAGTACTTCAAAAAACCAAAAAACTTAACCCTGTAGAGCGCGAAAAAGCGATATCACATGTTTCGGGTGTATTGGGAAGGACATTCTCTGAAGTACTCGATATCTATGATGCTTTTGGTTCTGCTGAAGCGCCGGACAGGTTCCTGCAGATTGTATACTGGTTAGGGAAGCTGGCTATTGATGAGGCAATGGGCGGTGCAAAAAGAACCATAACCTTTAGCCCTATATTAAGGGAAAGATTAGGCCACCATATACATGGTGAAATATGGGCAAATAATATAAAGACCATTTTAAAGCAAAACGGACTTTTAGAGAGGCCTATACACATTATAAGTGCAAACATGCACAGTGTAAAGAATTCTTTCTTTGCCGATTATGTACTTGGAAAGGAATATAAAGGGAAAAGTGATTTCTTTATTTTTGAGGAACTAAGCAAAGCCGGAAACGGGGAACTTAGGGCAAGGGTAGAGGAAGAGGCGCTTAAAAACGGAATGATATTTATACCCGATGCATCGGGTACTAATATAGATGTACAGGTTTTTGATACGGCAGGCATAGATTTTTCTAAAACACCTTTTAAACTGGCCGAAAAAAATTCGGAGAGACCGGTAATAATCGTAATGGATTATGCTTTTGGAGAACAGGCTTACGAAACCATAGATGAGCTTTTAAAACCGTTTAAGGAACATAAGGTAAAAACCTTTCTCGATGTAGAATCGGTTTCCATAATGGGTAAAGCCGGAATACTGGAAGGGAACAAGGGAGATATAATGATACCTTCGGCACACATTAACGAGGGGACAGGAGATAATTACCCGTTTGAAAACGATTTAAAACCTGAAATGCTGGAAGGGCAGGGTATACCCGTATATTCGGGACCTATGGTAACCGTTTTAGGCACTTCATTACAAAACAGGGACCTGCTTAAATTTTTTAATGAGTCTACCTGGGGTGTTATTGGTCTTGAAATGGAAGGAGCCTATTACCAGAAAGCAATACAGTCGGCTTCAAAAATAAGAAAGAGCATTAATCCCGATGTAAAGGTGAGATATGCTTATTATGCTTCAGACAATCCGTTAGAAACCGGTAGTACACTGGCTTCGGGAGGACTTGGAACATCAGGGGTTAAACCAACCTATTTAATAACAATCAAGATTTTAGAACAAATTTTTAATGTCACCTAA
- the rfbA gene encoding glucose-1-phosphate thymidylyltransferase RfbA gives MKGIILAGGSGTRLHPLTLAVSKQLMPIYDKPMIYYPLSTLLWSGIREILIISTPHDLPLFRQLLGDGSRLGCKFEYAVQEHPNGLAEAFIIGKEFIGNDKVALILGDNIFYGTGLSDLLQANNDPEGGIIYAYHVHDPERYGVVDFDVNGNVLSIEEKPQNPKSHYAVPGIYFYDNDVVQIAASIQPSARGELEITDVNKEYLKRGKLKVSILDRGTAWLDTGTFNSLMQAGQFVQVIEERQGLKIGAIEEAAYKMGFIDKEQLTKLAEPLLKSGYGKHLLSILD, from the coding sequence ATGAAAGGAATAATATTAGCCGGAGGATCGGGAACCAGGCTGCATCCGCTAACCTTAGCGGTAAGTAAGCAATTGATGCCAATTTATGATAAGCCGATGATATACTACCCCTTATCAACACTGTTGTGGTCTGGTATAAGAGAGATACTTATTATTTCCACTCCACATGACTTACCATTGTTCAGACAGCTTTTGGGCGATGGCTCTAGATTGGGCTGTAAATTTGAATATGCGGTTCAGGAACATCCTAATGGTCTTGCAGAAGCTTTTATTATTGGAAAAGAATTTATAGGTAACGATAAGGTAGCCCTTATACTTGGGGATAATATATTCTACGGAACAGGTCTTTCGGACCTTTTACAGGCAAATAATGACCCTGAGGGAGGTATTATATATGCTTATCATGTGCATGACCCTGAGCGTTATGGAGTAGTGGATTTTGATGTAAACGGGAACGTATTATCAATAGAAGAGAAACCACAAAACCCGAAATCGCATTATGCTGTACCGGGAATTTATTTTTACGATAATGATGTGGTACAGATAGCAGCAAGTATACAGCCAAGTGCCCGGGGAGAACTTGAAATTACCGATGTGAATAAAGAATACCTTAAAAGAGGCAAGCTAAAAGTAAGTATACTGGACAGGGGTACTGCATGGCTTGATACCGGGACATTTAATTCGCTGATGCAGGCAGGACAGTTTGTACAGGTAATAGAAGAGCGCCAGGGATTAAAAATAGGAGCAATTGAAGAAGCAGCCTATAAAATGGGCTTTATAGATAAAGAACAATTAACAAAACTTGCCGAACCCCTTTTAAAGAGCGGGTATGGCAAACATTTATTAAGCATATTGGATTAA
- a CDS encoding glycosyltransferase, with protein MQKVYCVTPLYNDWPSCAVLADKIMQLEGEHSELIFNLVIVNDGSVILPEQEIFQSENIKILNLKVNVGHQRAIAVGLQYVYNEVTDCDAVVVLDSDGEDRPEDIPLLLEKSLKTQTIVFAERNKREESLMFKTGYWFYKILFNTLTGKKISFGNFSAMPFNQLKKVVALSNIWNHYSGAVMHSRLPYNKVLLDRGKRYAGQSKMNFTSLVLHGLSSISVYFDSISVRILKFCFYGIALCFAGVFYILFQKFFTEKAIPGWASSLIMIIMGIILQLFSVTLIVLLLQLSSRKNTDAPNTKKYLDFLED; from the coding sequence ATGCAAAAAGTTTACTGTGTTACGCCTCTTTATAACGACTGGCCCAGCTGTGCTGTTTTAGCAGATAAAATTATGCAGTTGGAAGGAGAGCATAGTGAACTTATATTTAATTTGGTTATTGTTAACGATGGGTCTGTAATATTGCCCGAACAGGAGATTTTTCAGTCAGAAAACATAAAAATACTCAATCTTAAGGTTAATGTAGGCCATCAAAGGGCAATAGCTGTAGGGTTACAGTATGTTTACAATGAAGTTACCGATTGTGATGCCGTAGTCGTTTTAGACAGCGATGGTGAAGACAGGCCCGAAGACATACCGTTACTTCTGGAAAAGAGCCTTAAAACCCAAACCATTGTTTTTGCCGAAAGAAACAAAAGAGAGGAATCGCTTATGTTTAAAACCGGATATTGGTTTTATAAGATACTTTTTAATACCCTGACAGGTAAAAAAATAAGCTTTGGTAATTTTAGCGCTATGCCTTTTAACCAGTTAAAAAAGGTGGTGGCATTAAGTAATATATGGAATCATTATTCCGGAGCTGTGATGCATTCCCGACTGCCTTACAATAAGGTTTTATTAGACAGGGGTAAAAGATATGCCGGGCAGTCTAAAATGAACTTTACCAGTTTGGTATTACATGGGCTTAGTTCTATTTCGGTTTATTTTGATTCAATTTCCGTAAGAATATTAAAGTTTTGCTTTTATGGTATTGCTCTGTGTTTTGCAGGGGTTTTCTATATACTGTTTCAAAAGTTTTTTACTGAAAAAGCTATTCCCGGATGGGCATCAAGCCTTATAATGATAATTATGGGCATCATACTGCAGTTGTTCTCGGTTACCCTGATAGTATTGCTTTTACAGCTTAGTTCAAGAAAAAATACAGACGCGCCTAATACTAAAAAATATCTTGATTTTTTAGAAGATTAA
- the rfbB gene encoding dTDP-glucose 4,6-dehydratase, with product MNKAILVTGGAGFIGANFVEYFLEENKDILLVNLDKLTYAGDLANLKEAEGNPNYKFVQGDICDRELVNKLFKEYDFRGVIHFAAESHVDNSISGPEAFIKTNVVGTFNLLDAARNHWMDAPNQYKEEYKDCRFHHISTDEVYGTLGAEGLFTEETPYAPNSPYSASKASSDMVVRSYFHTYGMNVVTTNCSNNYGPKQHQEKLIPTIIRKAVSGENIPIYGKGDNVRDWLYVLDHCKGIDLVYKNGRAGETYNIGGRNERNNLYIANKICDLLDTMHPRKEGRYNELITFVKDRPGHDLRYAIDATKIENELGWKADENFETGIVKTIEWYLQKLTK from the coding sequence ATGAATAAAGCGATATTAGTAACAGGAGGAGCCGGATTTATAGGAGCTAACTTTGTAGAATATTTTTTAGAAGAGAATAAGGATATTCTGTTAGTAAACCTTGATAAACTTACTTATGCCGGAGATTTGGCAAACCTTAAGGAAGCCGAAGGCAATCCTAATTACAAATTTGTACAGGGAGATATTTGTGACAGGGAACTGGTAAATAAACTTTTTAAAGAGTATGACTTTAGGGGTGTAATACATTTTGCGGCCGAATCGCATGTGGATAATTCTATTTCGGGGCCGGAAGCATTTATTAAAACCAATGTAGTGGGAACATTCAACCTTTTGGATGCTGCCCGCAATCACTGGATGGATGCTCCTAACCAATATAAAGAAGAATATAAAGATTGCCGTTTTCACCATATTTCTACCGACGAGGTATATGGTACGTTAGGGGCAGAGGGATTGTTTACGGAAGAGACACCGTATGCACCTAATAGCCCATACAGTGCTTCAAAAGCATCCAGCGATATGGTAGTAAGAAGCTATTTTCATACCTACGGAATGAATGTAGTAACTACTAACTGTTCTAACAATTACGGACCAAAACAGCATCAGGAAAAGCTTATCCCAACTATTATCAGAAAGGCCGTTTCGGGAGAAAATATTCCTATTTACGGTAAAGGAGATAATGTAAGAGACTGGTTATATGTACTGGATCATTGTAAGGGTATAGACCTGGTTTATAAAAACGGAAGGGCCGGTGAGACTTACAATATAGGCGGAAGGAATGAAAGGAATAACCTGTACATAGCCAACAAGATTTGTGATTTGCTTGATACCATGCATCCAAGAAAAGAGGGCAGGTACAATGAGCTTATAACTTTTGTGAAAGACAGACCGGGACATGATCTTCGCTATGCTATAGATGCTACTAAGATAGAGAATGAACTGGGCTGGAAAGCCGACGAGAATTTTGAGACAGGTATTGTAAAGACCATAGAATGGTATTTGCAAAAACTAACAAAATAA
- a CDS encoding acyltransferase, whose amino-acid sequence MTKKLFQKLLHKSGKNYTVDSAIPDGFFRKILSQRITMLLRGYLKLGKKVYIGSGCSITNKRNIDFGHSVTIAHNTKIDGYASERLSIGNGSSIGAYSQVSCTSHPSKYGKGLKIGSNSAMGRFTEFGAAGGIEIGDDVIMGSYVSFHSENHNFNDTTKLIREQGVTSKGIKIGNNVWVGAKVTFLDGCVVGNHCVVAAGAVVNGVFPNNCVIGGVPAKIIKTIE is encoded by the coding sequence ATGACGAAAAAACTGTTTCAGAAGCTTTTGCACAAATCGGGTAAAAACTACACCGTAGATTCTGCTATACCCGATGGTTTTTTCCGAAAAATATTATCCCAGAGAATAACAATGCTTTTAAGAGGTTATTTAAAGCTGGGCAAGAAAGTATACATAGGCTCAGGATGTAGTATTACTAATAAAAGGAACATAGACTTTGGACATAGTGTAACCATTGCCCATAATACAAAAATAGACGGGTATGCCAGTGAGCGGCTTTCTATAGGCAACGGAAGCAGCATTGGTGCCTACTCTCAGGTTAGCTGTACCAGCCATCCTTCAAAATATGGTAAAGGATTAAAAATAGGCAGTAATTCGGCTATGGGTCGTTTTACCGAATTTGGTGCTGCCGGAGGAATTGAAATTGGCGATGACGTTATTATGGGTTCTTATGTAAGCTTTCATTCCGAAAATCACAATTTTAACGATACAACAAAACTGATAAGGGAGCAGGGCGTTACCTCAAAAGGCATTAAGATAGGCAACAATGTATGGGTAGGTGCTAAGGTTACCTTTTTAGACGGGTGTGTGGTAGGCAACCATTGTGTGGTAGCTGCCGGAGCAGTTGTAAATGGTGTTTTTCCCAACAATTGTGTAATTGGGGGAGTACCCGCAAAAATCATAAAGACTATAGAATAA
- the rfbC gene encoding dTDP-4-dehydrorhamnose 3,5-epimerase, with protein MTAIPTKLEGCFIIEPKVFNDERGYFMESYNEERFEQETGQKVHFVQDNQSYSSKGVLRGLHYQTGEHAQAKLVRVFEGEVLDVAVDVRPGSSTYGEHVAVLLTAENKRQLFVPRGFAHGFIVLSDTASFFYKCDNFYNKESEGGILFNDPELNIDWKLPQESLIISEKDKVLPVLKNARAIW; from the coding sequence ATGACGGCAATACCTACAAAACTGGAAGGATGTTTTATAATAGAACCTAAAGTTTTTAACGACGAAAGGGGCTATTTTATGGAAAGTTATAATGAAGAGCGTTTTGAACAGGAAACCGGACAAAAAGTTCATTTTGTACAGGACAATCAGTCGTATTCCTCTAAAGGAGTTTTAAGAGGACTGCATTACCAGACCGGAGAGCATGCTCAGGCTAAGCTTGTAAGGGTGTTTGAAGGCGAAGTACTGGATGTTGCTGTAGATGTAAGGCCCGGATCTTCTACTTACGGAGAGCACGTTGCAGTATTACTTACTGCAGAAAATAAACGTCAGTTGTTTGTGCCAAGAGGATTTGCCCACGGCTTTATTGTTTTAAGCGATACGGCTTCTTTTTTCTACAAGTGTGATAACTTCTATAATAAGGAATCGGAAGGAGGAATACTTTTTAATGACCCTGAACTGAATATAGATTGGAAATTACCACAGGAAAGCCTTATTATTTCTGAAAAGGACAAAGTATTGCCTGTTTTAAAAAATGCCAGAGCAATATGGTAG
- a CDS encoding oligosaccharide flippase family protein: protein MGVLKVLKGKSITNLMVYGIGQGFNLVTPLLVAPYLISVCGEDGFGKISTGLAISFLLIVIIDYGSDITGVKEVAVNRENKQKLEKIVGTTYIAKALLVAVVLAFMSTLYVTVPYFSKEKELYLLALPILVGQFINPTWVFQGVENFKWITILNILSKVIYVVGVFCFIKTSNDYIYANLWWGLGMIIANTIAFLYLKNHYEISFKATSFNEVKEYLKENFSIFTSQAVLSLQMYSPVILVKLFMGDAAAGMYAIVERIVVMFRTYILLFFNYVFPRVCYLLDTNAKKAIRFWKVFNGANFVFIVIAMLLLFVLSKPVVIYFKAESVEEISGLLRLGTVIPITFALSVPLKQLVLGWNYNRQYTRITMVMVIVNLIAIVTVMPFYKLQGVLVTFIATELITGLLFLSVIKNRLKQAN, encoded by the coding sequence ATGGGGGTACTTAAAGTACTTAAGGGAAAATCGATAACCAATCTTATGGTTTATGGTATTGGGCAGGGCTTTAACCTTGTTACTCCTTTATTGGTAGCTCCTTACCTTATATCTGTTTGCGGAGAGGATGGTTTTGGTAAAATCAGTACCGGACTGGCCATTTCATTTCTGTTAATTGTTATTATAGATTATGGTAGTGATATAACAGGAGTAAAAGAAGTTGCCGTAAACAGGGAAAACAAACAAAAGCTGGAAAAGATAGTAGGTACGACTTATATAGCTAAAGCATTATTGGTTGCGGTAGTTTTAGCTTTTATGAGTACTCTGTATGTTACAGTACCATACTTTAGTAAAGAAAAGGAGTTATACCTTTTGGCTCTTCCTATTTTAGTAGGTCAGTTTATAAATCCCACATGGGTTTTTCAGGGTGTTGAAAATTTTAAATGGATTACCATACTTAATATCCTTTCAAAAGTGATTTATGTAGTTGGGGTGTTTTGTTTTATTAAAACCTCTAACGATTATATTTATGCTAACCTATGGTGGGGATTGGGAATGATAATAGCCAATACAATAGCATTTTTATACCTTAAAAACCATTATGAAATAAGTTTTAAAGCCACTTCTTTTAATGAGGTTAAGGAATATCTAAAAGAGAATTTTTCCATTTTTACCTCTCAGGCTGTGTTGTCGCTGCAAATGTACAGCCCTGTTATATTGGTAAAACTTTTTATGGGAGATGCTGCCGCAGGTATGTATGCCATTGTAGAAAGAATAGTGGTAATGTTCAGGACATATATACTGCTGTTCTTTAATTATGTTTTCCCCAGAGTGTGTTATTTGCTGGATACCAATGCTAAGAAGGCAATACGTTTTTGGAAGGTGTTTAACGGAGCCAATTTTGTGTTTATAGTAATAGCAATGTTGCTGCTGTTTGTTTTATCAAAACCGGTTGTTATTTACTTTAAAGCAGAATCTGTAGAGGAAATTTCCGGGCTGTTACGATTAGGAACAGTGATACCAATAACATTTGCATTATCGGTACCATTAAAGCAGCTGGTTTTAGGATGGAATTATAACAGGCAATATACCCGTATAACAATGGTTATGGTTATAGTTAATCTTATAGCCATAGTAACAGTAATGCCTTTTTATAAATTACAGGGAGTTTTAGTAACGTTTATAGCAACCGAACTTATAACAGGCCTTTTATTTTTAAGCGTTATTAAAAACAGGCTCAAACAGGCAAATTAG
- a CDS encoding glycosyltransferase family 39 protein, which yields MKKITAYIQQNYWLLAILLLASFLRLFHVDYQSIWIDEIHTMIESDPSMTFREMNHIILLREGIGHMYFLIVKGLNVIFGYSTLTARLFSAFTGIASVYAIYLLGKELYNKRTGLIAALLLTVNLYHITYSQEARSYILLVLFCTLAFYKLAVFLKRPSVKNAIWYGVFAALMFHAHIVSAITLFGQALLILFILYTQPKEERKAFFQKCVVAGTTLFLLLLPGYSLILKVSKYKSGWLTLPGPDGFSNIVKAITGDTELLWFLFLLLAIFYFVNLFKQKENRLSAHALLSNNIIFSALIFFCWIFFAIPLSIIKSYLDEPMILSRYFIHMLPALALLFAIAIEQMRNRISQVLIVVMIVILSLTDIFIVKEYYYKLSKSQYRELTTEIMNNNPQGDKVVSSWGWLMSYFFKSTGEPVLEMKLRDYVNAMKEGTVQKESFWYLDGNSRPYDLTQEEEAFLNENFSVSENIELYDSWARHYITKTKQGFPLLLSSDRFIPKNIDDKGNLYLFENGGLTSESFKLEKGQYNLVIKANSLPKEPIKGEHAHLQVKIGDEKIGDYYLNGNENNNEMKLPFEIKADTKTKAQFIFDNDTFAEDKDRNLVIYFVQIEKKE from the coding sequence ATGAAAAAAATTACAGCATATATACAACAAAACTATTGGCTATTAGCAATCTTGTTATTGGCGTCGTTTTTGCGCCTGTTTCATGTAGACTATCAAAGTATTTGGATTGACGAGATCCATACCATGATCGAATCAGACCCTTCCATGACTTTTCGAGAAATGAATCATATCATTCTTTTAAGGGAGGGCATAGGCCACATGTATTTTTTAATAGTTAAGGGACTTAATGTAATATTTGGATACTCAACCCTAACGGCAAGGCTGTTTTCGGCATTTACAGGTATAGCAAGTGTATATGCCATTTATTTGTTAGGGAAGGAACTATATAATAAAAGAACAGGGCTTATTGCGGCCTTACTTTTAACGGTTAACCTGTATCATATAACTTATTCGCAGGAAGCAAGATCGTACATCCTTTTGGTTTTGTTCTGTACACTGGCTTTTTATAAGCTGGCCGTTTTCCTTAAAAGGCCCTCGGTTAAAAATGCTATATGGTATGGAGTATTTGCGGCCCTTATGTTTCATGCCCATATTGTATCTGCCATTACTTTGTTTGGGCAGGCATTGCTTATACTGTTTATATTATATACCCAACCCAAAGAAGAAAGAAAGGCTTTTTTCCAAAAATGCGTTGTAGCCGGGACAACTCTTTTTTTATTACTGCTTCCCGGATACAGTTTGATATTAAAAGTATCTAAATATAAGTCGGGTTGGCTTACTTTACCGGGCCCCGATGGTTTTTCGAATATAGTAAAAGCAATAACAGGAGACACAGAGCTATTATGGTTCCTTTTCCTGCTTTTGGCCATATTTTACTTTGTAAATCTTTTTAAGCAGAAAGAAAACAGGCTGTCGGCACATGCCCTGCTTTCCAATAATATTATATTCTCGGCACTCATCTTTTTTTGCTGGATATTTTTTGCCATACCGTTGTCCATAATCAAATCATATCTGGATGAGCCTATGATTCTGTCCAGGTATTTTATACATATGCTTCCTGCATTGGCATTACTATTTGCCATTGCTATAGAGCAAATGCGAAACAGGATTTCTCAGGTACTTATCGTAGTAATGATAGTTATACTTTCCTTAACCGATATTTTCATAGTAAAAGAGTATTATTATAAGCTTTCCAAATCGCAGTACAGGGAACTGACAACCGAAATAATGAATAACAATCCACAGGGAGATAAAGTGGTTTCATCATGGGGCTGGCTCATGAGTTATTTTTTTAAATCAACTGGTGAGCCGGTTTTAGAAATGAAACTGCGGGATTATGTAAATGCAATGAAAGAAGGGACTGTACAAAAAGAATCCTTTTGGTACCTTGACGGTAACTCAAGGCCTTATGACCTTACACAGGAAGAAGAGGCATTTTTAAATGAAAACTTTTCGGTTAGTGAAAATATTGAACTGTATGATAGCTGGGCAAGGCATTATATAACTAAGACAAAGCAGGGATTTCCTTTGCTATTATCTTCCGACAGGTTTATCCCTAAAAATATTGATGATAAGGGGAACTTATATCTTTTTGAAAACGGAGGGCTAACATCAGAAAGTTTTAAACTGGAAAAAGGACAGTATAATCTTGTTATAAAAGCAAACAGCCTACCTAAAGAACCCATAAAAGGAGAGCACGCACACCTACAGGTAAAGATAGGAGATGAAAAGATAGGGGATTACTATTTGAATGGTAATGAAAATAATAATGAGATGAAACTGCCTTTTGAGATAAAGGCAGATACCAAAACTAAAGCTCAGTTTATTTTTGACAATGATACTTTTGCAGAAGACAAAGACAGGAATCTTGTAATATATTTTGTTCAGATAGAAAAAAAGGAGTAA